From the genome of Gemmatimonas phototrophica, one region includes:
- a CDS encoding PEP-CTERM sorting domain-containing protein: protein MKRSLVPALALLMAGVATPLTAQSACTTSFTGFPAATFGGSGIPNNPVQVTQCQQLGLTLVLGASQRFSNPPLTNDGNGTYTALAGIDNNPPSPADPYARWNFNWYIGGTNARNYNYRLFYDFNPAASNGGLGWVRTVGSFALPNPSQGSWNLGMDFLDPIIDIPFVIDDPNYPTFDPNAVGAYSFRLAAYEKDGALGLRDGNRIAMASIMVNTTTVPEPSTVALMAAGILGLAAAARRRRA, encoded by the coding sequence ATGAAACGATCGCTCGTTCCTGCTCTGGCCTTGCTGATGGCCGGTGTCGCCACCCCACTCACGGCTCAGTCCGCCTGCACGACCTCCTTCACCGGGTTCCCCGCCGCCACCTTTGGCGGCAGTGGCATTCCCAACAATCCGGTGCAGGTCACGCAGTGCCAGCAGTTGGGTCTCACGCTCGTGCTGGGCGCGTCGCAGCGCTTCAGCAATCCGCCGCTCACGAACGACGGCAACGGCACCTATACCGCCCTGGCGGGCATCGACAACAATCCGCCCAGCCCCGCCGATCCGTATGCCCGTTGGAATTTCAACTGGTACATCGGTGGCACGAACGCGCGGAACTACAATTACCGACTCTTCTACGATTTCAATCCCGCCGCCAGTAACGGTGGCCTCGGGTGGGTGCGCACCGTTGGTTCGTTTGCGCTCCCCAACCCGTCGCAGGGCTCGTGGAACCTCGGCATGGATTTCCTCGACCCCATCATCGACATCCCTTTCGTGATCGATGATCCCAACTACCCCACGTTCGATCCGAACGCGGTGGGTGCCTATTCTTTCCGTCTCGCGGCGTACGAAAAAGATGGAGCATTGGGACTGCGTGACGGCAATCGTATCGCGATGGCCAGCATCATGGTGAACACCACCACCGTGCCAGAGCCCTCCACGGTCGCCCTCATGGCCGCCGGTATCCTCGGCCTGGCCGCCGCCGCCCGCCGTCGTCGCGCCTAA
- a CDS encoding sulfite exporter TauE/SafE family protein: MTLLLLAIGLGAGILSGVFGIGGGIIIVPALVYLAKMSPQQAAGTSLAALVLPLGAAVGAWTYYKAGHLDPKYALLIALGMAVGAFGGSWIATNIDGDLLRKAFAVLMVIMAVKMWVG; this comes from the coding sequence ATGACCCTCCTGCTTCTCGCCATCGGACTCGGCGCCGGCATCCTGTCGGGCGTCTTCGGCATCGGCGGCGGCATCATCATCGTGCCGGCGCTGGTCTACCTCGCCAAGATGTCCCCGCAGCAGGCCGCGGGCACGTCACTCGCCGCGCTCGTCCTCCCCCTCGGCGCCGCCGTGGGCGCCTGGACGTACTACAAGGCCGGCCACCTCGATCCCAAATACGCCCTCCTCATCGCCCTCGGCATGGCCGTAGGCGCATTCGGCGGCAGCTGGATCGCCACCAACATCGACGGCGACCTGCTGCGCAAGGCGTTCGCGGTGCTGATGGTGATCATGGCCGTCAAAATGTGGGTGGGGTAG
- a CDS encoding ABC transporter substrate-binding protein, protein MRIVSLLPAATEIVALLGATDHLVGITHECDYPDVVGSRARVTKSAIPDTHDPAAIDAAVREHNHQGIALFTLDEKRITALHPTVILTQALCDVCAVSETDVRALAAKITPAPVVVTLKGETLDGIYGDIQAVADAVDMRDEADELLAGLRDRVKHVHLTLKGAQAPRPRVALVEWTDPLYVAGHWGPEQIARAGGLDVLGVAGTHSSPIDMDALRAGDPDIVLFAPCGYSLAAATAEAKRCLTLPEWSWMAGKQVWALDANGLTSRPGPRVVDGIEAMASIFAPTLFSPVETHHAVKVES, encoded by the coding sequence ATGCGAATCGTCTCCCTCCTGCCCGCCGCCACGGAGATTGTGGCCCTGCTGGGCGCTACGGATCATCTCGTGGGCATTACCCACGAGTGCGACTACCCCGATGTGGTGGGGTCGCGGGCGCGGGTTACCAAGAGCGCCATTCCCGACACCCACGACCCGGCTGCGATTGATGCGGCGGTGCGTGAGCACAACCATCAGGGCATCGCGCTCTTCACGCTCGACGAGAAGCGCATTACCGCACTGCACCCCACGGTGATTCTCACGCAGGCGCTGTGCGATGTGTGCGCCGTGAGTGAGACCGATGTGCGGGCACTGGCCGCGAAGATCACGCCGGCGCCGGTAGTCGTGACGCTCAAGGGCGAAACACTCGACGGCATTTACGGCGATATCCAGGCCGTCGCCGATGCGGTGGACATGCGCGACGAAGCCGATGAACTGCTGGCCGGATTGCGGGACCGCGTAAAGCATGTGCATCTCACGCTCAAGGGCGCGCAGGCCCCGCGTCCGCGCGTGGCGCTGGTGGAGTGGACCGACCCACTGTACGTCGCGGGGCACTGGGGCCCGGAGCAGATCGCGCGCGCCGGCGGCCTCGATGTGCTGGGCGTGGCGGGCACACACTCGTCGCCCATCGACATGGACGCCCTGCGCGCGGGCGATCCGGACATCGTACTCTTTGCGCCCTGCGGCTATTCGCTCGCAGCGGCGACTGCGGAAGCGAAGCGCTGCCTCACGTTGCCGGAGTGGAGCTGGATGGCCGGCAAACAAGTGTGGGCGCTCGACGCGAACGGCCTCACGTCACGACCGGGACCGCGCGTGGTTGACGGCATAGAAGCGATGGCGTCGATCTTTGCGCCGACGCTGTTCTCGCCAGTAGAGACACACCACGCGGTGAAAGTTGAGAGTTGA